The Polyangiaceae bacterium genome includes a region encoding these proteins:
- a CDS encoding sigma-54-dependent Fis family transcriptional regulator has protein sequence MPRGLVLVVDDEPSILNTLKKALSLEGYTVDVAGGVGLAEERLRKKSYDVLLLDVSLPDGNGVELLEKLRKSGVDTPVIMMSGHATIDTAVRATRLGALDFLEKPVSTDRLLVVLENTLRLMRAEEEAAELRAEAGFFDELIGQSRAMRELREHVTRAAKAAASVLITGERGTGKELVARAIHRASPRANGPYEKLNCAAVPAELIESELFGHEAGAFTGATRQRRGKFERAHGGTLFLDEVGDMPLAMQAKLLRVLQEREIERVGGSDVLKVDVRVVAATNKDLVAACREGQFRPDLYDRLNVLPLELPPLRARREDVPLLAGHFLQQAAKANARPGVSLTPSAIDVLVRHSFPGNVRELRNLIERLVILSPDDSVTGEDVERSLGMSASPQNAGLYRPGVPFRVLVDEAERTILEEAMSHHAGQMAATARALGLERSHLYKKAKALGLRGKDEPEE, from the coding sequence ATGCCTCGCGGCCTAGTCCTCGTCGTCGACGACGAGCCGTCGATCCTGAACACGCTGAAGAAGGCCCTCTCGCTCGAGGGCTACACCGTGGACGTCGCCGGTGGCGTCGGTCTGGCGGAGGAGCGGCTGAGGAAGAAGAGCTACGACGTGCTCCTGCTCGACGTGTCGCTGCCCGACGGCAACGGCGTGGAGCTCCTGGAGAAGCTGCGCAAGTCGGGCGTGGACACGCCGGTCATCATGATGAGCGGGCACGCGACCATCGACACCGCAGTGCGGGCGACGCGGCTCGGCGCCCTCGACTTCCTGGAAAAACCCGTCTCGACCGATCGCCTGCTGGTGGTGCTGGAGAACACGCTGCGCCTGATGCGTGCCGAGGAGGAGGCGGCGGAGCTGCGCGCCGAGGCGGGCTTCTTCGACGAGCTGATCGGCCAGAGCCGCGCCATGCGCGAGCTGCGCGAGCACGTCACGCGGGCGGCGAAGGCCGCCGCCAGCGTGCTCATCACCGGCGAGCGCGGCACCGGCAAGGAGCTGGTGGCACGCGCCATCCACCGGGCCTCGCCTCGGGCGAACGGCCCCTACGAGAAGCTGAACTGCGCCGCGGTCCCCGCCGAGCTGATCGAGAGCGAGCTGTTCGGGCACGAAGCGGGCGCCTTCACCGGCGCGACCCGCCAGCGGCGCGGCAAGTTCGAGCGGGCGCACGGCGGCACGCTGTTTCTGGACGAGGTCGGCGACATGCCGCTCGCCATGCAGGCGAAGCTCCTGCGCGTGCTTCAGGAGCGCGAGATCGAGCGCGTGGGCGGGAGCGACGTGCTCAAGGTGGACGTGCGCGTGGTCGCCGCAACCAACAAGGACCTGGTCGCCGCCTGCCGCGAGGGACAGTTCCGACCCGATCTGTACGACCGCCTCAACGTGCTGCCGCTGGAGCTGCCGCCGCTGCGGGCGCGTCGCGAGGACGTCCCGCTCCTGGCCGGTCACTTCTTGCAGCAGGCCGCCAAGGCCAACGCGCGCCCCGGCGTGTCGCTCACCCCCTCTGCGATCGACGTGCTGGTGAGGCACTCCTTCCCCGGCAACGTGCGCGAGCTCCGAAACCTGATCGAGCGGCTGGTGATCTTGAGCCCCGACGACAGCGTCACCGGCGAGGACGTCGAGCGCTCCCTGGGCATGTCGGCGTCGCCACAGAACGCGGGGCTCTACCGGCCAGGGGTGCCGTTCCGCGTGCTGGTGGACGAGGCCGAGCGCACCATCCTCGAAGAGGCCATGTCGCACCACGCCGGGCAGATGGCGGCGACGGCGCGGGCGCTCGGGCTCGAGCGCAGTCATCTGTACAAAAAGGCGAAAGCGCTGGGGCTCCGCGGCAAGGACGAGCCGGAGGAGTAG
- a CDS encoding SAM-dependent chlorinase/fluorinase, producing MAPSPSGVITLLTDFGLRDPFVGVMHGVILSRFPAGRVVDLSHGVAPQALDEAAFWLERSYRWFPPGSVHVAVVDPEVGTARAALVVAAHERFFVAPDNGLLGEIAHTLDAEVRHVDLERVGLGPPSRTFHGRDVFAPVAAELAAGRLPLDGVGPQGGARRLTPAAGPRVVSVDRFGNLITDIEASALAAFARPVVVVAGRELPIAGTYAEVPDQEAVALVSSFDTLEIAVRNGNASSVLGVQRGAGVFLREAAPNNRLA from the coding sequence ATGGCTCCGTCTCCGTCCGGAGTGATCACGCTGCTCACCGACTTCGGGCTGCGCGATCCGTTCGTGGGCGTCATGCACGGCGTGATCCTCTCGCGCTTCCCGGCGGGGCGCGTCGTGGACCTCTCTCATGGCGTCGCGCCGCAGGCGTTGGACGAGGCGGCCTTCTGGCTGGAACGCTCGTACCGCTGGTTTCCGCCCGGTAGCGTGCACGTGGCGGTGGTGGATCCGGAGGTCGGAACGGCGCGTGCCGCGCTGGTGGTCGCGGCGCACGAGCGCTTCTTCGTCGCGCCCGACAACGGTCTCTTGGGTGAGATCGCCCACACGCTGGACGCCGAGGTGCGCCACGTCGATCTGGAACGGGTGGGCCTCGGCCCGCCGAGCCGGACCTTCCACGGGCGGGACGTGTTCGCGCCGGTGGCCGCCGAGCTGGCCGCGGGGCGCCTGCCCTTGGATGGCGTGGGGCCGCAGGGGGGAGCGCGGCGGCTGACGCCCGCGGCCGGACCTCGGGTGGTCAGCGTCGATCGCTTCGGCAACCTGATCACGGACATCGAGGCGAGCGCGCTCGCGGCGTTCGCGCGCCCGGTGGTGGTCGTGGCGGGGCGGGAGCTTCCCATCGCCGGCACTTACGCCGAGGTGCCGGACCAGGAAGCGGTGGCCCTGGTCAGCTCCTTCGACACCCTGGAGATCGCCGTGCGGAACGGGAACGCGTCGAGCGTCCTCGGCGTTCAGCGGGGCGCCGGAGTGTTTCTGCGCGAGGCCGCGCCCAACAATCGACTAGCTTAG
- a CDS encoding integron integrase gives MTPKPPKPPPRDPRTPRLLDQVSGALRSRGMSPRTEKAYCHWIRRFIRHHELRHPAELGATHVSDFLTHLATQLDVSASTQNQAAAALLFLYTEVLGRDIRAFDDVVRAKRPKRLPVVLSRQEVAEVLGRLFGRNWLMASILYGGGLRVTECVRLRIKDIDLTRHEIVIRRAKGNKDRVTMLPVSLVEAVMCHMAEVRAQHDADLRQGLGSVELPHALDRKYPNAPREWGWQWLFPAERHYTDRLTGERRRHHTHPTVLQRAIRIAALEARIAKHVSCHTLRHSFATHLLEAGYDIRTIQELLGHHDVSTTMIYTHVLNRGALGVTSPLDQLATAVPPSLPTPKRQLSSYAALPNTPPALPPKPNTLDLQEGAPPPKGIRREKSPR, from the coding sequence ATGACGCCGAAGCCACCGAAACCGCCACCCCGCGATCCCCGAACGCCGCGCCTGCTCGATCAGGTCAGCGGCGCCCTGCGCTCGCGCGGCATGAGCCCACGGACCGAGAAGGCGTACTGCCACTGGATCCGCCGCTTCATCCGTCACCACGAGCTCCGCCACCCCGCCGAGCTCGGCGCGACCCACGTCTCCGACTTCCTGACCCACCTCGCCACCCAGCTCGACGTCAGCGCCTCTACCCAGAACCAGGCCGCCGCCGCGCTGCTCTTCCTCTACACGGAGGTCCTCGGCCGCGACATCCGCGCCTTCGACGACGTCGTGCGCGCGAAGCGACCCAAGCGGCTCCCCGTCGTCCTCTCTCGCCAAGAGGTCGCCGAGGTCCTCGGTCGCCTGTTCGGACGGAACTGGCTGATGGCCTCCATCCTCTACGGCGGCGGCCTACGGGTCACCGAGTGCGTGCGCCTTCGCATCAAGGACATCGACCTCACACGGCACGAGATCGTCATACGCCGCGCCAAAGGCAACAAAGACCGCGTCACCATGCTCCCCGTCTCCCTGGTGGAGGCCGTGATGTGCCACATGGCCGAGGTCCGCGCCCAGCACGACGCCGACCTGCGCCAAGGCCTCGGCAGCGTCGAGCTCCCCCACGCGCTGGACCGCAAATACCCCAACGCCCCCCGCGAGTGGGGGTGGCAGTGGCTCTTCCCCGCCGAGCGCCACTACACGGACCGCCTCACCGGCGAGCGCCGCCGCCATCACACGCACCCGACCGTCTTGCAGCGCGCCATCCGCATCGCCGCCCTCGAGGCCCGCATCGCGAAGCACGTGAGCTGTCACACCCTGCGCCACTCCTTCGCGACCCACCTCCTGGAGGCCGGCTACGACATCCGCACCATCCAGGAGCTCCTCGGCCACCACGACGTCAGCACCACCATGATCTACACCCACGTCCTGAACCGCGGCGCCCTAGGCGTGACCAGCCCCCTCGATCAGCTGGCCACCGCCGTCCCTCCGTCCCTCCCGACCCCCAAGCGACAATTATCGTCTTATGCAGCCCTACCTAACACGCCGCCCGCCCTCCCCCCAAAGCCCAACACCTTGGATCTACAGGAAGGCGCTCCACCCCCAAAGGGCATCCGCAGAGAGAAGTCTCCGAGGTAG
- the tnpB gene encoding IS66 family insertion sequence element accessory protein TnpB: MRVFVAVAPLDMRGSFDALAGAVRGLGLDPVDGHLYLFLNKRRRIAKALWFDGSGWCVLAKRLEAGSFQLPLLDGDKPQVVIDGSAFASLLAGIDFTAARRGWYRRPRFEKARKGIDTDLQV, from the coding sequence GTGCGCGTGTTCGTGGCGGTGGCCCCGCTCGACATGCGCGGCTCCTTCGACGCCCTCGCCGGCGCTGTGCGCGGCCTGGGGCTCGATCCAGTCGATGGCCACCTGTATCTCTTCCTCAACAAGCGCAGGCGGATCGCGAAGGCTCTGTGGTTCGACGGGTCGGGCTGGTGTGTTCTCGCCAAGCGCCTCGAGGCTGGGAGCTTTCAGCTTCCGCTGCTGGACGGCGACAAGCCGCAGGTGGTGATCGACGGCTCGGCGTTCGCCTCGCTGCTGGCTGGGATCGACTTCACAGCGGCGCGGCGCGGCTGGTACCGGCGGCCTCGATTCGAAAAAGCACGCAAGGGGATCGACACGGATCTCCAAGTATGA
- a CDS encoding trypsin-like peptidase domain-containing protein, with amino-acid sequence MNPSPWANKSVAPLQAAGLLVRIEETPNGAVGVHQLHGTAFFISDDGFFLTAAHVVEDHPPIEPKLAVMIIGGAGVSVMPVAMVIRHPTADVALGIANISPAAPTRPRPMTLSRRRLEPGEWVAILGYPKSLSEHALSDEGVALTSFTVTPDFYEGEVLEHHPGGVGLAKWPAYSTGIVPPPGSGLADLGGASGGPLVHCGTVFVHGVACSASEQYTLCTDIETVLDWDVFEDAGEGSVTVRDFAVRRPGVIRIAE; translated from the coding sequence GTGAACCCGTCACCTTGGGCGAACAAGTCTGTCGCGCCGCTTCAAGCCGCAGGACTTCTTGTTCGAATCGAGGAGACTCCAAACGGCGCGGTTGGAGTACACCAACTTCACGGTACCGCGTTCTTCATTTCGGACGACGGCTTCTTCCTGACGGCCGCTCACGTCGTCGAAGATCACCCGCCAATAGAGCCAAAGTTGGCCGTGATGATCATCGGCGGCGCGGGGGTCTCGGTGATGCCGGTCGCTATGGTGATTCGCCACCCGACGGCAGACGTCGCGCTGGGCATCGCGAATATCAGTCCGGCGGCGCCCACCCGACCGAGGCCAATGACGCTGTCTCGCCGCCGCTTGGAACCTGGCGAGTGGGTGGCCATCCTGGGGTACCCGAAGAGTCTGAGCGAGCACGCGCTGAGCGATGAGGGCGTTGCACTAACCTCATTCACAGTCACGCCCGACTTCTACGAGGGCGAAGTGCTCGAGCACCATCCTGGCGGGGTTGGACTCGCGAAGTGGCCGGCCTACTCGACGGGCATCGTCCCACCACCGGGATCGGGACTGGCGGATTTGGGCGGGGCAAGCGGAGGACCGCTTGTCCACTGCGGAACGGTGTTCGTCCACGGGGTCGCCTGCTCGGCCAGCGAACAATACACGCTCTGCACGGACATTGAGACCGTTCTGGATTGGGACGTCTTCGAGGATGCCGGCGAGGGGTCAGTGACCGTCCGAGATTTCGCGGTACGGCGTCCAGGCGTGATCCGGATAGCGGAGTAG
- a CDS encoding tetratricopeptide repeat protein produces the protein MRPRTSLLVATALVSAELFACAPAVAQPAPAAPKTASAAKKPAPVADRLKAGREALDASKYADAEAHFRAARGAAAQLGLAETLLVTGRYDEAVKSARSAAGEKTTKAEAAWVEGEALRRQGKLAEAEAALRKVEKEPEARRARLLLGEVLLERGAEQDAESVLMTLVSDYNDDKITKSDGKGLSLVGRAAHLMHAARDANDAFNEAERALKGDTQTLLWRAELFLEKYDPGHAEEVTKEILAKAPEHPEALVTMAFVKLDQAFDFEEAERLARKALAVNPKLGRPYVVLAGIALRDMELADAEKHVTEGLKHNPRDLELLSMRAAARFLADDLSGFEAAKKAVLGLNPRYTKLFQIIGDFADWEHRYDEIVKMMQEAVRIDRHDAKAHAQLGLNLIRAGRDDEALKSLKTAFDKDPFNVRVYNTLNLYERDIPKDYVTVKHKLFTFRYHKDEKAILERYVPGMMENAWKKFVKGYGFSPSTPVGVELYAERQNFAIRTSGLPTTAIQGVCFGKTLASMSPMQEKFNLGMTLWHELAHVFHIQQSKSHVPRWFTEGLAEYETLVERPEWAREHDPDLYQALRNDRLPQVGAMTKAFTRAEEMSDVATAYYASSQIMVMLVKKHGMGKMAKMLELWGDGKTTPEVVQTALGQSPEALDKEFRGWAEQRLTRFKTQFVPISRTGPYEKAKAEAEKAPNDALKQTVYALAALKSGKKDEGLKALDAALKADPKFPDALWVKARIALGKKQVPEAEALLKSMVDGGNDGYSVQMALADIAEAKGDQGKMKAALENAHKHDPSASEPIQALVDMAKKQGNVDDELAGLRKLSLIEEHDGRVHRRLMRALLDKKLYKEAKDVGEMAVWVEVNGLKTHALFAEVLVANKMIPRAVFELESAVLCPGRPEEKADAHAQLAETYLLVPNRPAAQKHAAEAKKLDPNNARLKKLKI, from the coding sequence ATGCGCCCCCGTACTTCCCTTCTGGTCGCCACCGCGCTCGTCAGCGCGGAGCTGTTCGCTTGTGCCCCGGCTGTCGCGCAGCCCGCTCCCGCCGCGCCGAAGACGGCCAGCGCCGCCAAGAAGCCCGCGCCCGTCGCGGATCGGCTGAAGGCGGGCCGCGAGGCCCTCGACGCCAGCAAATACGCCGACGCCGAGGCGCATTTCCGCGCGGCGCGGGGGGCCGCAGCCCAGCTCGGCTTGGCCGAGACGCTGCTCGTCACCGGCCGCTACGACGAGGCCGTGAAGAGCGCGCGGTCGGCGGCGGGCGAGAAGACCACGAAGGCGGAAGCCGCCTGGGTCGAGGGCGAAGCGCTGCGCCGGCAGGGCAAGCTCGCGGAGGCGGAGGCTGCGCTGCGCAAGGTCGAGAAGGAGCCGGAGGCGCGGCGCGCGCGCCTCTTGCTCGGCGAGGTGCTGCTCGAGCGCGGCGCGGAGCAAGACGCCGAGTCGGTGCTGATGACGCTGGTCAGCGACTACAACGACGACAAGATCACCAAGAGCGACGGCAAGGGCCTGTCCCTGGTCGGCCGCGCCGCGCACCTGATGCACGCGGCGCGCGACGCCAACGACGCCTTCAACGAGGCGGAGCGCGCGCTGAAGGGCGACACGCAGACCTTGCTCTGGCGCGCGGAGCTCTTCCTGGAGAAGTACGACCCTGGACACGCCGAGGAGGTGACCAAGGAGATCCTGGCCAAGGCGCCCGAGCACCCCGAGGCGCTGGTCACCATGGCCTTCGTGAAGCTGGATCAGGCCTTCGACTTCGAGGAGGCGGAGCGCCTGGCGCGGAAGGCGCTGGCGGTGAACCCGAAGCTCGGGCGGCCCTACGTCGTGCTCGCCGGCATCGCGCTCCGCGACATGGAGCTCGCGGACGCGGAGAAGCACGTCACCGAGGGCCTGAAGCACAACCCGCGGGATCTGGAGCTCCTGAGCATGCGCGCCGCCGCGCGCTTCCTGGCCGACGACCTGTCCGGGTTCGAGGCGGCGAAGAAGGCTGTGTTGGGGTTGAACCCGCGCTACACGAAGCTGTTCCAGATCATCGGCGACTTCGCCGACTGGGAGCACCGCTACGACGAGATCGTCAAGATGATGCAGGAGGCGGTGCGCATCGATCGGCACGACGCCAAGGCCCACGCGCAGCTCGGCCTGAACCTGATTCGGGCGGGGCGTGACGACGAGGCGCTGAAGTCGCTGAAGACCGCCTTCGACAAGGATCCGTTCAACGTCCGCGTCTACAACACGCTGAACCTGTACGAGCGCGACATCCCGAAGGACTACGTCACGGTCAAGCACAAGCTCTTCACCTTCCGCTACCACAAGGACGAAAAAGCGATCCTGGAGCGCTACGTGCCGGGCATGATGGAGAATGCCTGGAAGAAGTTCGTGAAGGGGTATGGCTTCTCGCCCTCGACCCCGGTGGGCGTCGAGCTCTACGCGGAGCGGCAGAACTTCGCCATCCGCACGAGCGGCCTGCCGACCACGGCCATCCAGGGCGTCTGCTTCGGCAAGACGCTCGCCTCCATGAGCCCGATGCAGGAGAAGTTCAACCTGGGCATGACGCTCTGGCACGAGCTCGCCCACGTCTTCCACATCCAGCAGTCGAAGAGCCACGTGCCGCGCTGGTTCACCGAGGGCCTGGCCGAGTACGAGACGCTGGTGGAGCGCCCGGAGTGGGCGCGCGAGCACGATCCGGATCTGTACCAGGCGCTGCGCAACGATCGGCTTCCGCAGGTCGGCGCGATGACGAAGGCCTTCACCCGCGCCGAGGAGATGAGCGACGTGGCCACGGCGTATTACGCCTCGAGCCAGATCATGGTCATGCTGGTGAAGAAGCACGGCATGGGCAAGATGGCGAAGATGCTCGAGCTCTGGGGAGACGGAAAGACCACGCCGGAGGTGGTCCAGACGGCGCTCGGCCAGAGCCCCGAGGCGCTCGACAAGGAGTTCCGGGGCTGGGCCGAGCAGCGGCTGACCCGCTTCAAGACGCAGTTCGTGCCCATCTCGCGCACCGGCCCGTACGAGAAGGCCAAGGCCGAGGCCGAGAAGGCGCCGAACGACGCGCTGAAGCAGACCGTGTACGCGTTGGCCGCGCTGAAGAGCGGCAAGAAGGACGAGGGGCTGAAGGCGCTGGATGCCGCGCTGAAGGCTGACCCGAAGTTCCCCGACGCGCTCTGGGTCAAGGCCCGCATCGCGCTCGGCAAGAAGCAGGTGCCGGAGGCCGAGGCGCTCTTGAAGAGCATGGTGGACGGCGGCAACGACGGCTACTCGGTGCAGATGGCGCTCGCGGACATCGCCGAGGCCAAGGGCGACCAGGGCAAGATGAAGGCGGCGCTGGAGAACGCGCACAAACACGATCCGTCCGCCTCCGAGCCCATCCAGGCGCTGGTGGACATGGCCAAGAAGCAGGGCAACGTGGACGACGAGCTCGCGGGCCTGCGCAAGCTCTCTCTCATCGAGGAGCACGACGGGCGCGTGCACCGGCGGCTGATGCGCGCGCTGCTCGACAAGAAGCTCTACAAGGAGGCCAAGGACGTGGGCGAGATGGCCGTCTGGGTCGAGGTCAACGGCCTGAAGACCCACGCGCTCTTCGCCGAGGTGCTGGTCGCCAACAAGATGATCCCGCGGGCCGTCTTCGAGCTGGAGAGCGCCGTCCTGTGCCCGGGCCGGCCGGAGGAGAAGGCCGACGCGCACGCGCAGCTGGCCGAGACATACTTGCTCGTGCCGAACCGGCCCGCAGCGCAGAAGCACGCGGCGGAGGCCAAGAAGCTCGACCCGAACAACGCGCGGCTGAAGAAGCTGAAGATCTGA
- a CDS encoding DUF4272 domain-containing protein — MAELDTVKHENEARIRAWGLEVNPGLPLIESLDEVSPRTARDVAARGSALGYVVGIGFGADPVELRRDLERFGLWDWVSARERGMLTEGASRQDEIDCTWLTEGIQALGYCLGIVDMDPSRHCDDDLADRFPLGVDPQRFISAATLRPLDEIQAQVDLHYRLHWYVRQCELTGVPPKFVDGGVIRERRRALDWVYGVEADWDDVPCDT, encoded by the coding sequence ATGGCGGAACTCGACACCGTCAAGCATGAGAATGAAGCGCGGATTCGGGCGTGGGGTCTCGAAGTCAACCCCGGCCTTCCGCTCATTGAGTCCCTCGACGAGGTGTCACCCAGGACCGCTCGAGATGTCGCCGCTCGAGGCTCCGCGTTGGGCTACGTTGTGGGCATCGGATTCGGGGCCGACCCCGTGGAACTGCGCCGCGATCTCGAACGCTTCGGGCTATGGGACTGGGTGTCCGCCCGCGAGCGGGGCATGCTGACCGAGGGTGCCTCTCGTCAGGATGAGATCGACTGCACCTGGCTTACGGAGGGCATCCAGGCGCTTGGCTACTGCCTTGGGATCGTCGACATGGACCCGAGTCGTCACTGCGACGATGACCTTGCCGACAGGTTTCCGCTCGGCGTCGACCCGCAGCGGTTTATCTCCGCCGCAACGCTGCGCCCCCTCGACGAGATCCAAGCCCAGGTCGATCTCCACTACAGATTGCACTGGTACGTCCGGCAGTGTGAGCTCACCGGCGTCCCGCCCAAGTTCGTCGATGGCGGCGTCATCAGGGAGCGCCGACGAGCACTTGATTGGGTCTACGGAGTCGAGGCCGATTGGGACGACGTTCCATGCGACACGTAG
- a CDS encoding IS66 family transposase, with the protein MDGLEALRKENAELRAQVAQLLTELARLNDRVSELLAVAQRKQRKAPAPGAAAPAAAPPVVEGEAQRAFEERPKAPDKPAAEPPPKKKARPTGRKPIPSHLEAEEHELRPDACGECGGAALDVVDELVEEKLHVVKEHQRRRVVRRYTCRCRECGERTTLRSLPAPYERSKVTCEWLAWLVYQKFWLLTPLDRIRRDLAERGVPIAMSTLVTFIERAADLLSGIDGLHWKQLLAGSWMATDGTGLKVIIKKLPAAHNGYVELYRNHDVAVFQYEPDKSGEVVAAKLRPFRGTLTADAEHRFNDVFASGRVLEAGCNAHGRRKFRDAEDTQPVLALEGGAFLGAIYGEEGEAQKLGLVGEALREHRQRCIRPIVQDFERWRDAVEPTLLPSEPLAAAIRYYKNHRDALFRFVDDPLVPIDNSPTEREFQNVAKLRLNMLFAGSTEGAHRACVLLGIIATCRALGVPAQAYLTWAFERLGTHRDVFALPLEALTPAAFKKTLG; encoded by the coding sequence GTGGACGGGCTGGAAGCGCTGCGCAAGGAGAACGCCGAGCTCCGTGCGCAAGTCGCGCAGCTCCTCACCGAGCTGGCACGGCTCAACGATCGCGTCTCGGAGCTGCTCGCGGTAGCGCAGCGCAAGCAGCGAAAGGCTCCTGCTCCCGGCGCTGCAGCGCCAGCCGCTGCCCCGCCCGTCGTCGAGGGAGAAGCCCAGCGTGCTTTCGAGGAGCGGCCCAAGGCCCCGGACAAGCCTGCCGCCGAGCCTCCGCCGAAGAAGAAGGCGAGGCCAACGGGGCGCAAGCCGATCCCCAGCCACCTCGAAGCCGAAGAGCACGAGCTCCGCCCCGATGCGTGCGGCGAGTGCGGCGGAGCTGCCCTGGACGTCGTCGACGAGCTCGTCGAGGAGAAGCTCCACGTCGTCAAGGAACACCAGCGCCGGCGCGTCGTTCGTCGCTACACGTGTCGCTGTCGCGAGTGTGGCGAGCGCACGACGCTGCGCTCTCTGCCTGCCCCTTACGAGCGCTCCAAGGTCACCTGCGAGTGGCTCGCGTGGCTCGTGTACCAGAAGTTCTGGCTGCTCACGCCGCTCGACCGCATCCGGCGCGACCTCGCCGAGCGCGGAGTCCCGATCGCGATGAGCACGCTGGTGACCTTCATCGAGCGCGCTGCCGACCTGCTGTCGGGCATCGACGGTTTGCACTGGAAGCAGCTGCTCGCCGGCTCCTGGATGGCTACCGACGGCACCGGGTTGAAGGTCATCATCAAGAAGCTTCCCGCTGCGCACAACGGTTACGTGGAGCTCTACCGCAACCACGACGTCGCGGTCTTTCAGTACGAGCCCGACAAGAGCGGCGAGGTCGTCGCCGCGAAGCTCAGACCCTTCCGAGGTACCCTCACCGCCGATGCCGAGCATCGCTTCAACGACGTCTTCGCTTCAGGCCGCGTGCTCGAGGCCGGGTGCAACGCCCACGGCCGTCGCAAGTTCCGTGACGCAGAAGACACCCAGCCGGTGCTCGCTCTCGAAGGCGGCGCCTTCCTGGGCGCGATCTACGGCGAAGAGGGAGAGGCGCAGAAGCTCGGCCTGGTCGGAGAGGCGCTCAGAGAACATCGCCAGCGGTGCATTCGCCCCATCGTCCAGGACTTCGAGCGCTGGCGCGACGCCGTCGAGCCGACGCTCTTGCCCTCCGAGCCGCTGGCGGCGGCGATTCGGTACTACAAGAACCATCGGGACGCGCTCTTCCGTTTCGTCGACGACCCGCTGGTCCCCATCGACAACTCTCCCACCGAGCGCGAGTTTCAGAACGTCGCCAAGCTGCGCCTCAACATGCTCTTCGCCGGCAGCACGGAAGGCGCCCACCGTGCTTGCGTGCTCCTCGGCATCATCGCCACCTGTCGAGCTCTAGGTGTCCCTGCGCAGGCCTATCTCACCTGGGCCTTCGAGCGCCTCGGGACCCACCGCGATGTCTTCGCGCTGCCGCTCGAGGCCCTGACCCCCGCCGCGTTCAAGAAGACCCTCGGCTGA
- a CDS encoding type II toxin-antitoxin system RelE/ParE family toxin: MSRYRVEFALVAQEQVEAIQQWWVEHRPAAPNLFKEELHAAVRLLEDWPELGTEYTAAPVPGVRRVVIGASRYHVYWEVDSASKTVTITAVWYGGRGAGPPL; encoded by the coding sequence ATGAGTCGGTACCGGGTCGAGTTCGCACTGGTCGCCCAGGAGCAGGTCGAGGCGATCCAGCAGTGGTGGGTGGAGCACCGACCGGCCGCGCCGAACCTCTTCAAGGAGGAGCTGCACGCCGCCGTGCGTTTGCTGGAGGACTGGCCTGAGCTAGGAACCGAGTACACCGCTGCGCCAGTGCCCGGCGTGCGGCGCGTCGTGATCGGCGCGTCCCGGTATCACGTGTACTGGGAGGTTGATTCGGCCTCCAAGACCGTGACCATCACCGCGGTGTGGTACGGCGGTCGGGGCGCCGGGCCTCCGCTGTAG